Proteins co-encoded in one Spirosoma endbachense genomic window:
- a CDS encoding TIGR00266 family protein, producing MYSHEIDYKIIGEDIQIVEIELDPNETVIAEAGSMLFMEDGIEFETKMGDGSQPNQGFMGKLLQAGTRMITGESLFMTHFTNRGVGKRKAAFAAPYPGTVMPVNLANIFGNTLIVQKDAFLCAALGTKLSIQFNQRLGAGFFGGEGFILEKLQGDGMVFIHAGGVVIERTLNNETLRVDTGCVVGFEPSINFDIQRSGGLKSMIFGGEGLFLATLRGTGKVWIQSMPISKLVQRLAPNGGQAHKEGGSVLGQLGNLFED from the coding sequence ATGTACTCTCACGAGATCGACTACAAAATCATTGGTGAAGACATCCAGATTGTAGAAATTGAACTGGACCCTAACGAAACCGTTATTGCCGAAGCGGGCTCCATGCTGTTTATGGAAGACGGCATTGAATTTGAGACCAAAATGGGCGATGGCTCCCAGCCGAATCAGGGATTTATGGGTAAACTGCTTCAGGCTGGTACGCGCATGATTACGGGCGAATCGCTGTTCATGACGCACTTCACCAACCGGGGCGTAGGCAAACGTAAGGCGGCTTTTGCGGCTCCTTATCCGGGTACAGTAATGCCGGTTAACCTGGCTAATATTTTCGGCAATACGCTTATTGTTCAGAAAGACGCCTTCCTGTGTGCGGCTCTGGGTACGAAATTGAGCATTCAGTTCAACCAGCGGCTAGGTGCCGGATTTTTCGGTGGTGAAGGCTTCATTCTGGAAAAACTTCAGGGCGATGGGATGGTATTTATCCATGCTGGGGGCGTAGTTATCGAACGGACGCTGAATAATGAAACGCTTCGGGTCGATACCGGTTGTGTCGTCGGTTTTGAACCCAGTATTAATTTTGATATTCAGCGGTCGGGTGGCCTGAAAAGCATGATTTTCGGTGGTGAAGGGCTATTCCTGGCAACGCTTCGCGGAACGGGTAAGGTCTGGATTCAGTCGATGCCAATTTCTAAACTCGTACAGCGATTAGCGCCTAATGGCGGACAGGCTCATAAAGAAGGCGGTTCCGTATTGGGGCAATTGGGAAATCTGTTTGAAGACTAA
- the gldD gene encoding gliding motility lipoprotein GldD, translating into MVKFVLILLTGLFTAACGSNSSENYTPKPKGYPRFDLPEPSYQLLEPTHPYQFEYNKIARILPDTFARSEPHWIFINYPAYHASVQLTYKPVRNDINRLRAMLEDAYKLAARHNIKAYAIEEKKIRMKSGLEASIIDLSGEVPSQVQFVTTDSTTNFLRGALYFNTATENDSLQPVIQYIRKDIVHLLNTLKWRK; encoded by the coding sequence GTGGTGAAATTCGTTCTTATTCTGCTCACGGGTTTGTTTACTGCTGCCTGCGGTAGTAATTCATCCGAAAATTACACGCCTAAGCCCAAGGGCTATCCGCGTTTCGATCTGCCCGAACCGAGTTATCAACTCCTTGAGCCAACGCACCCCTATCAGTTCGAGTACAATAAAATTGCCCGAATTCTGCCCGACACGTTTGCCCGCTCGGAGCCTCACTGGATTTTCATTAATTATCCGGCTTATCATGCCAGCGTTCAGTTGACCTATAAGCCGGTTCGCAACGACATCAATCGCTTGCGAGCCATGCTGGAAGATGCGTATAAACTGGCAGCCCGGCATAACATTAAGGCATATGCCATTGAGGAGAAGAAAATTCGAATGAAGTCGGGTTTAGAGGCCAGTATCATTGATTTGTCGGGGGAGGTGCCGAGCCAGGTTCAATTTGTGACGACCGATTCGACGACCAATTTTCTGCGGGGAGCGCTATACTTCAATACCGCCACCGAAAACGATTCACTACAACCCGTTATTCAGTACATTCGCAAGGACATCGTCCATTTGTTGAATACGCTGAAATGGCGGAAATAA
- a CDS encoding c-type cytochrome has protein sequence MKLLILLVCLSTSIAVAQTKKPAAKAAPKPAAAPAKLPGQLIYEQNCLTCHQANGSGVPNLNPPLRGTDWVNGDKTRLINVVLKGLQGQEVEGDAYDNAMPAHDFLTDDQIADVLTYVRSNFGNKASAITADEVKTARAAK, from the coding sequence ATGAAACTCCTGATTCTTCTTGTTTGTCTGTCAACATCAATTGCCGTTGCGCAAACCAAAAAACCAGCCGCTAAAGCAGCGCCTAAACCTGCGGCTGCACCGGCCAAATTACCGGGACAACTTATTTACGAACAGAACTGTCTAACCTGCCATCAGGCCAATGGGTCGGGAGTTCCTAACCTGAATCCTCCGCTTCGTGGAACGGATTGGGTTAATGGCGATAAAACCCGGCTCATCAATGTGGTGTTAAAAGGGCTACAGGGGCAGGAAGTTGAAGGCGATGCCTACGATAATGCAATGCCTGCACACGACTTTTTAACCGACGATCAGATTGCCGATGTGCTCACGTATGTTCGCAGTAATTTCGGCAATAAAGCAAGTGCGATAACCGCCGATGAGGTGAAAACGGCCCGAGCTGCGAAGTAG
- a CDS encoding acyl-CoA carboxylase subunit beta has translation MQAFIDELNQRTVQTQLGGGQKKIDDQHRKGKLTARERIAYLIDDDRPFVEIGLFTGEGMYAEHGGCPSGGVVVGIGYVSGRQCVIVANDATVKAGAWFPITAKKNLRAQEIAMENHLPIIYLVDSAGVYLPLQDEVFADKEHFGRTFRNNAHLSAMGILQVAAIMGSCVAGGAYLPIMSDEALIVEGTGSIFLAGPYLVKASIGEDVDAETLGGASTHTDISGVVDNKYPDDKSCLDAIKRIFDKTGHHETAGFDRIAPVPPTKNPENIYEILPIDRVKPYDMQEIVDRLVDNSAFDAYKPGYGQSLICGYARIDGWAVGIVANQRKVVKAKGRTGQPTEMQMGGVIYGDAADKAARFIMNCNQKRIPLVFLQDVSGFMVGSRAEQGGIIKDGAKMVSAMANSVVPKFTVVIGNSYGAGNYAMCGKAYDPRLMLAWPTAQMAVMSGASAAKTLLQIQVAAQKAKGQLMTPEDEQAQLKKITDQYNAQLSPYYAAARLWVDAVIDPLQTRQILSEGIAAANHAPITKAFSVGVIQT, from the coding sequence ATGCAAGCCTTCATCGACGAACTAAACCAGCGCACAGTCCAGACCCAACTGGGTGGCGGCCAGAAAAAAATTGACGATCAACACCGTAAAGGCAAACTAACGGCCCGCGAACGCATCGCTTATCTGATCGATGATGATCGTCCTTTTGTTGAAATTGGGCTGTTCACCGGCGAAGGCATGTATGCAGAACATGGTGGCTGCCCATCGGGCGGTGTGGTAGTTGGTATTGGTTATGTTTCCGGACGTCAGTGTGTGATTGTGGCAAATGATGCCACCGTAAAAGCAGGAGCCTGGTTTCCGATTACGGCCAAAAAGAACCTTAGGGCGCAGGAAATCGCGATGGAGAACCATCTGCCCATCATTTACCTTGTCGACAGTGCTGGCGTATACCTCCCCTTGCAGGACGAAGTCTTTGCCGATAAAGAACATTTCGGCCGTACGTTCCGAAACAATGCGCACCTCTCAGCTATGGGCATTCTACAGGTAGCGGCCATTATGGGTAGTTGCGTAGCCGGTGGAGCATATTTGCCCATAATGTCCGACGAAGCGCTCATTGTGGAAGGGACCGGTTCCATTTTTCTGGCTGGCCCCTATTTAGTGAAAGCCTCTATCGGCGAAGATGTAGATGCCGAAACGCTTGGTGGCGCATCTACACATACGGACATCTCAGGAGTTGTCGATAACAAATACCCCGATGACAAAAGCTGTCTGGATGCGATCAAGCGGATTTTCGATAAAACTGGTCATCACGAAACTGCTGGTTTTGATCGTATAGCCCCAGTCCCGCCTACCAAAAATCCAGAAAACATCTATGAAATTCTGCCCATCGATCGTGTAAAACCCTACGATATGCAGGAAATTGTGGATAGACTTGTGGATAACTCGGCATTCGATGCGTATAAACCGGGTTATGGTCAATCGCTGATTTGCGGCTATGCCCGAATCGATGGCTGGGCCGTTGGTATTGTCGCCAATCAGCGCAAGGTTGTGAAGGCCAAAGGTCGAACCGGACAGCCAACCGAAATGCAGATGGGCGGTGTCATTTACGGTGACGCAGCCGACAAAGCCGCCCGATTTATTATGAACTGTAACCAGAAACGGATTCCGCTTGTGTTTTTGCAGGACGTTTCGGGTTTTATGGTTGGTAGCCGCGCCGAACAGGGGGGCATTATTAAAGATGGTGCAAAAATGGTCAGCGCGATGGCCAATTCAGTCGTGCCAAAATTTACTGTTGTTATAGGTAACTCCTATGGCGCGGGCAATTATGCTATGTGCGGAAAGGCGTATGATCCTCGCCTGATGCTGGCCTGGCCAACGGCGCAGATGGCCGTCATGAGTGGGGCTTCTGCGGCAAAAACACTGCTCCAGATTCAGGTAGCTGCTCAAAAAGCAAAAGGACAGCTCATGACACCTGAGGATGAACAGGCACAATTGAAAAAAATTACGGATCAGTATAACGCACAGCTTTCGCCGTATTACGCAGCGGCCCGGCTCTGGGTCGATGCAGTCATCGATCCGCTTCAAACCCGGCAAATCCTGTCGGAAGGAATTGCAGCCGCCAATCACGCACCGATTACGAAGGCATTTTCAGTAGGCGTGATCCAGACATAG
- a CDS encoding MlaD family protein: MKISKEVKVGLLAVISLMMLYFGFEFLKGSDFFSTTRKYQVIYDNIDGLTASNPIRINGLSVGQVKRIEILQDQGNKLLVTLELRDDIRVTKGSKAILADDGLLGGKNIMLSINPGAPEIEDGGKLVAAKESGLSSLIREKTLPVLNNVDSLTYQLNRVVAQFDQTGVVLNQTLKSANAAVGALGLTVAENRAGLQATLANVNRLSASLIETEKQLKPILAKADTFADSLQGLQLKQTLVSVNKTIENLQHILGDITSGRGSLGKLTSDEALYSNVNKTTASLEKLLTDLRENPKRYVHFSLFGRKDKAITTPAGSTTITTSTVVPIAADSTK; the protein is encoded by the coding sequence ATGAAAATTTCTAAGGAAGTAAAGGTTGGTTTGCTTGCGGTCATCTCCCTGATGATGCTGTATTTCGGATTCGAATTTTTGAAAGGTTCTGACTTTTTCTCTACTACCCGCAAGTATCAGGTCATTTACGATAACATTGATGGGCTAACAGCATCCAACCCAATACGTATCAACGGGTTATCGGTTGGGCAGGTTAAGCGCATCGAGATTTTACAGGACCAGGGCAACAAATTGCTTGTTACGCTTGAGCTTCGAGATGACATTCGTGTGACGAAGGGGTCAAAAGCCATTCTGGCCGATGATGGTTTGCTGGGCGGGAAAAATATCATGCTCAGCATAAATCCCGGAGCCCCGGAAATAGAAGATGGTGGCAAACTGGTTGCAGCTAAAGAATCGGGCCTTTCCTCGCTGATCCGGGAAAAAACCTTACCCGTATTAAACAACGTCGATTCGCTGACCTATCAACTGAATCGGGTGGTGGCTCAGTTCGATCAAACTGGCGTTGTGCTTAACCAAACGCTGAAGAGTGCTAATGCTGCGGTTGGCGCACTTGGCCTGACTGTTGCCGAGAACCGAGCTGGTTTACAGGCAACACTGGCAAACGTTAACCGATTGTCGGCATCACTGATCGAAACCGAGAAGCAACTCAAGCCAATTCTGGCCAAAGCTGACACGTTTGCCGACTCGCTTCAGGGACTTCAATTGAAGCAAACGCTCGTCAGTGTCAACAAAACGATCGAAAATCTGCAACATATTCTGGGTGACATTACTAGCGGACGCGGTTCATTAGGTAAATTAACATCCGATGAAGCGCTCTACAGCAACGTTAATAAAACCACGGCCAGTCTGGAAAAACTCCTGACCGACCTGCGTGAGAACCCCAAACGATACGTGCATTTCTCGCTCTTTGGCCGGAAAGACAAAGCTATTACGACACCCGCTGGTAGCACGACAATAACAACGTCGACGGTCGTTCCGATAGCGGCCGATTCGACTAAGTAG
- a CDS encoding N-acetylmuramoyl-L-alanine amidase family protein, translated as MTTLLLVALPLLALTVLPAPTALMQDLNQDTARRAGTQEPEVSANAPNQVRTIVLDAGHGGKDPGTHGRYAKEKTINLNLILQLGRKIKDKYPNVRVIYTRTSDHFVDLYERGAIANRNRADLFISIHCNASPSSSRVYGTETYTLGLHRTQSNLDVARRENAVILQEKNYQQTYKGFNPNSPLATIMLANYQHAFIASSINFAEKLERSFRQNASRKSNGVKQAGFIVLWKTTMPSVLIESGYLTNPDEEDYLRSEEGQEEITTAICKAFAQYKQEIEAEG; from the coding sequence GTGACAACATTACTGTTGGTAGCCCTGCCATTGCTGGCACTCACTGTACTTCCTGCTCCTACTGCTTTAATGCAGGATCTGAATCAGGATACAGCTCGTCGGGCTGGTACGCAGGAACCCGAAGTTTCTGCCAATGCTCCCAATCAAGTTCGTACAATTGTACTCGACGCGGGGCATGGCGGCAAAGATCCGGGTACTCATGGTCGTTACGCCAAAGAAAAAACGATCAACTTAAATTTGATTCTGCAATTAGGGCGTAAAATTAAGGATAAGTATCCAAACGTGCGGGTCATTTATACGCGGACTTCGGACCATTTCGTCGATTTATACGAACGGGGTGCCATTGCCAACCGCAATCGGGCCGATTTATTTATTTCCATTCACTGTAACGCCAGCCCGTCCAGCAGCCGAGTCTATGGCACTGAAACCTATACGCTGGGGCTGCATAGAACCCAAAGCAACCTCGACGTGGCACGGCGTGAAAATGCCGTAATTTTACAGGAAAAGAATTACCAGCAAACCTATAAGGGCTTCAATCCGAACTCACCCTTAGCAACGATTATGCTGGCTAATTATCAGCACGCATTTATAGCCAGCAGTATTAATTTTGCCGAAAAGCTGGAGCGTAGTTTCCGCCAGAATGCCAGCCGGAAGAGTAACGGTGTTAAACAGGCTGGTTTTATCGTGCTCTGGAAAACTACAATGCCTAGTGTTCTGATTGAAAGCGGTTATTTGACCAATCCAGATGAGGAAGATTACCTACGATCAGAAGAAGGTCAGGAAGAGATTACCACCGCCATCTGTAAAGCCTTTGCTCAATATAAGCAGGAGATTGAAGCGGAGGGCTAG
- a CDS encoding putative LPS assembly protein LptD: MANIIFLIKLKKGHFILRSPLIRVVICFLWTVLSFSALGQSQPTLKRSVKDTIPTGPAATKRKLVSPSVKSTRPLAATTTTDAIKASNLNRALNPSSAVLNRLGAGLSRSASTQATKPQSNTASSNTTNRATRSTKLVRDTLKGRQPNRVAVKKDSLRSRSIKTTPAVRAQSVGSQQVIPPVTTPVQRTADTPAVVPTGSTPAARSSANNPTAVTPTSATTTPASKTAIATIPRSQTVPVGKTQIRPGIVSPNIVRPQSNTVIAPDSARIAAGDTAKADSLKSADSFATTVKYQAKDSTIYAADGQTVELFGEASVIYGDISLKAEYIRLNYITNEVYAKGRYDSTSKKWIGRPVFQDGEGKYDTKEIRYNFKSKKGKIQGVITQQGEGNVRGQNVKKDAEDNLYIGKAIYTTCNLETPHFHINASKLKVVHNKQVVAGPFNLVINQIPLPLGLPFGFFPFPKKKDIGVSGILVPTYGEEPNGRGYYLRDGGYYWAVSENLGLQFKGQIYSRGSWGLGVASAYNKRYRYSGSVNLAFNRNRSGDRVDTTQTPRNDFSFTWSHSPVPRGRGSFSANVNVSSNSYNQFNSGTGSNAYISNVAGSSVQYSRQFGQYARAGANIRVNQQFGQVNPQTLIRENGKTDVSSDFNFGINQIAPFALKGGTGRWYESFRVGLDVSGSIGISNTIRTQVDTSGLGFPVVTDLRSISSVQRALDSIARATAIRNGEVRSDPNLIAFNMANLNRIWQNRTIQANYSIPISLPNFKLLRYINLTPGFSLQGSIYTKKLKYTYLGYQNTVAIDPTTGLYLSDRNKVRIDTMRGFFPSYNFSANVSMNTRFYGTYFIRGKRIEAIRHTVAPSISFSYVPDFTNPSFGQFQVLSAEGSLASLPEYRRTLSVFRGLGGSGSSSSTESAFITFGIVNQLEMKVRTRGDSAGQDFKKIPIFDNISINGSYNLLAPDYKLSPISISANTQIFKNVSFNFSSTFDPYASRPYGGTAYYALLAATSGSTAIPPDTYSQLLLRTIGYSDQQFARVPNLYAFQDGQGLARLTNLQAYVSTRLAPKQADKKKTSPNATDATLKSINNNPELYVDFTIPWSLNISYTFGLTKLTPEISQVIQALTLTGDLSLTPKWKITFNTGYDFQFNSPTLTTIGINRDLHCWEMAFNWTPYSGSNIRSGNYSFDLRVRSAILQELKLSRRRSFYDTGGFR, from the coding sequence ATGGCAAATATAATTTTTTTGATAAAACTCAAAAAAGGACACTTTATTTTACGGTCCCCGCTCATACGAGTTGTAATCTGCTTCCTTTGGACAGTCCTGTCGTTCAGCGCACTGGGGCAGAGCCAGCCGACGCTTAAGCGATCGGTTAAAGATACTATACCCACAGGCCCTGCTGCGACAAAACGGAAGCTGGTTTCGCCATCGGTTAAATCAACGCGACCGTTGGCAGCCACCACGACTACAGACGCGATCAAAGCAAGTAATTTGAACCGTGCCTTAAACCCATCATCGGCCGTTCTAAATCGGCTGGGGGCTGGTTTGTCACGGTCTGCTTCTACGCAAGCTACTAAACCTCAGTCGAATACTGCATCGTCGAATACAACTAACCGCGCAACCCGATCGACCAAACTAGTGCGCGATACACTCAAAGGTCGTCAACCAAATCGTGTAGCCGTTAAAAAAGATAGCCTACGGTCCCGGTCGATTAAAACGACTCCCGCCGTTCGGGCGCAATCTGTCGGGAGCCAGCAGGTAATACCACCAGTTACTACGCCTGTGCAGCGCACTGCGGATACACCCGCTGTTGTGCCCACAGGAAGTACGCCCGCAGCGCGCTCATCTGCCAACAATCCAACGGCCGTAACACCAACCAGCGCCACCACAACGCCAGCCAGCAAGACGGCAATTGCAACTATTCCCCGTTCGCAGACGGTTCCGGTTGGTAAAACCCAGATCCGTCCGGGCATCGTGTCGCCCAATATTGTTCGTCCACAGAGCAACACGGTTATTGCGCCTGACTCTGCCCGGATTGCTGCCGGTGACACCGCTAAAGCCGACTCGCTCAAAAGCGCTGACTCCTTTGCAACCACTGTCAAGTATCAGGCCAAAGATTCAACGATCTATGCTGCCGATGGACAAACGGTCGAATTGTTTGGGGAAGCCAGCGTTATTTATGGCGATATTTCCCTCAAGGCAGAATACATACGTCTGAATTATATTACTAACGAGGTATACGCTAAAGGTCGGTATGATTCAACGTCAAAAAAATGGATTGGCCGACCTGTTTTTCAGGATGGGGAAGGGAAATATGATACCAAAGAGATCCGCTATAATTTCAAATCCAAAAAAGGGAAGATACAGGGCGTTATTACGCAGCAGGGCGAAGGCAACGTTCGCGGGCAGAACGTAAAGAAAGATGCTGAAGATAATTTGTACATCGGTAAAGCGATTTACACGACCTGTAATCTGGAGACACCGCATTTTCACATCAATGCCAGCAAATTAAAGGTCGTTCATAACAAACAGGTCGTGGCGGGCCCGTTTAATCTGGTCATTAATCAGATACCGTTGCCGCTCGGTCTGCCGTTTGGTTTCTTCCCGTTTCCAAAGAAAAAAGACATTGGCGTATCCGGCATCCTGGTGCCGACCTATGGCGAAGAGCCTAATGGACGGGGGTATTATCTTCGGGATGGGGGGTATTACTGGGCCGTCAGTGAAAATCTTGGTCTACAGTTTAAAGGGCAAATTTATTCCAGAGGAAGCTGGGGGCTGGGTGTTGCATCAGCCTATAACAAACGCTATCGGTACAGCGGTAGTGTGAACCTGGCCTTTAACCGCAACCGCTCCGGCGACCGGGTGGATACAACACAGACGCCCCGGAATGACTTCTCATTTACCTGGTCGCACTCGCCGGTGCCTCGCGGGCGAGGGAGCTTCTCGGCCAATGTTAACGTCAGCAGCAACAGCTACAACCAATTTAACTCCGGCACGGGCAGCAACGCTTATATCTCCAATGTGGCGGGGTCGTCGGTGCAGTATAGCCGTCAGTTCGGACAGTATGCGCGGGCGGGTGCCAACATCCGGGTAAACCAGCAGTTCGGGCAGGTAAACCCACAAACGCTCATTCGCGAAAATGGTAAAACGGATGTGTCGTCGGATTTCAACTTCGGTATCAATCAGATTGCGCCCTTTGCACTTAAAGGGGGCACTGGTCGCTGGTATGAAAGCTTCCGCGTTGGGTTAGACGTTAGTGGTTCCATCGGTATCAGTAACACCATTCGCACGCAGGTCGATACCAGTGGTTTGGGCTTCCCCGTTGTTACAGACCTAAGATCAATCAGCAGTGTTCAACGGGCATTGGACAGTATTGCGCGGGCAACGGCTATCCGAAATGGCGAAGTAAGATCCGATCCGAACCTGATTGCGTTTAACATGGCGAACCTGAACCGGATCTGGCAAAATCGTACCATTCAGGCTAATTACAGCATTCCTATATCGTTGCCGAACTTTAAACTGCTTCGCTACATAAACCTCACACCAGGGTTTTCATTGCAGGGCAGCATTTATACCAAGAAGCTCAAGTATACCTATTTAGGCTACCAAAATACAGTAGCAATCGACCCAACTACGGGGCTGTATTTATCGGATCGGAACAAGGTTCGGATCGATACGATGCGGGGTTTCTTCCCGTCCTATAATTTTTCGGCTAACGTGAGTATGAATACACGCTTCTACGGTACGTATTTCATCCGGGGAAAGCGTATTGAAGCCATTCGTCATACGGTAGCACCTTCCATTTCTTTCAGCTATGTTCCTGACTTTACCAACCCGTCATTTGGCCAGTTTCAGGTTTTATCAGCCGAAGGAAGCCTCGCCAGTCTGCCCGAATACCGCCGGACGCTATCGGTATTTCGTGGGTTGGGTGGTAGCGGTTCCAGCAGTAGCACTGAGTCGGCGTTTATCACGTTTGGTATCGTGAACCAGCTGGAAATGAAAGTGCGCACGCGGGGTGATTCGGCGGGTCAGGACTTTAAGAAGATTCCGATTTTTGATAACATTAGTATCAACGGCAGCTATAATCTGCTTGCGCCTGATTATAAACTGTCGCCCATTTCAATCAGTGCCAATACGCAGATTTTCAAGAATGTTAGCTTTAACTTCTCGTCTACGTTCGATCCCTATGCATCCCGTCCCTACGGCGGAACGGCCTATTATGCATTGTTAGCCGCTACATCGGGTTCAACGGCGATTCCGCCCGACACCTATTCGCAATTACTTCTGCGAACAATTGGCTACAGCGATCAGCAGTTTGCTCGTGTGCCAAATCTGTATGCCTTTCAGGATGGGCAGGGGCTGGCACGGCTAACCAACCTCCAGGCCTATGTGAGTACGCGCCTGGCCCCCAAGCAAGCCGACAAAAAGAAAACCAGCCCCAATGCCACCGACGCGACCCTAAAGTCAATCAACAACAATCCCGAATTATACGTTGATTTTACGATTCCCTGGTCGCTCAATATCAGTTATACGTTTGGGCTGACCAAACTGACGCCCGAAATTTCGCAGGTGATTCAGGCCCTTACCCTGACGGGAGATTTAAGTCTGACACCTAAATGGAAAATTACATTCAACACGGGTTATGATTTCCAGTTCAACAGCCCAACGCTGACAACCATTGGCATTAACCGTGATCTGCATTGCTGGGAAATGGCCTTTAACTGGACTCCTTATTCGGGCAGTAATATTCGGTCGGGCAACTACTCGTTTGACCTGCGGGTGCGGTCGGCCATTCTTCAGGAACTGAAACTAAGCCGCCGTCGGAGTTTCTATGACACTGGCGGGTTTAGATAA
- a CDS encoding bifunctional 3,4-dihydroxy-2-butanone-4-phosphate synthase/GTP cyclohydrolase II has translation MSNNNTNITGTEPGNQPEPDAIRLDRIEDAIADIKAGKIVLVVDDEDRENEGDMICAAEMITPEMVNFMVREGRGLMCAPLTQERCDELGLDMMVTSNTSVHTTPFTVSVDLLGHGCTTGISASDRAKTIRALVDPATTPEDLGRPGHIFPLRSAEGGVIRRAGHTEAAIDLARLAGLAPAGVLIEVLNEDGTMARLPQLRVMADRFGMKLVSIQDLIEYRLRTETLIRREIGVDMPTEWGHFDLIAYKQSNTGDTHLALVKGSWEPNEPVLVRVHSSCVTGDIFGSCRCDCGQQLHAAMEMVEAEGKGVVVYMFQEGRGIGLLNKLKAYKLQEMGRDTVEANLELGLPMDSRDYGVGAQILRDLGIRKLRLISNNPKKRAGLMGYGLEIVDTVPIEIPSNPYNERYLRTKRDKMGHTIMNEPINEEQ, from the coding sequence ATGAGCAATAATAATACCAACATTACCGGAACCGAACCAGGGAATCAACCCGAACCGGATGCTATTCGCCTGGATCGTATTGAAGATGCTATCGCCGATATTAAGGCGGGCAAAATCGTATTGGTAGTGGACGACGAAGATCGCGAAAATGAAGGCGATATGATTTGCGCGGCTGAAATGATCACGCCTGAAATGGTCAATTTCATGGTTCGTGAAGGTCGCGGCCTTATGTGCGCTCCTCTTACTCAGGAGCGTTGCGATGAACTTGGATTAGACATGATGGTGACCAGCAACACCTCTGTTCATACGACACCATTCACCGTATCTGTCGATTTACTGGGTCATGGCTGTACGACTGGCATCTCGGCCTCCGATCGCGCCAAGACCATCCGGGCGCTGGTTGATCCAGCCACGACACCCGAAGATCTGGGTCGACCAGGGCACATTTTTCCGTTGCGCTCGGCCGAAGGAGGAGTCATTCGCCGGGCAGGCCATACCGAAGCCGCCATCGATCTGGCCCGACTGGCAGGGCTGGCACCGGCAGGCGTTCTGATTGAAGTTTTGAACGAAGACGGCACTATGGCCCGCCTGCCGCAGTTGCGTGTGATGGCCGACCGTTTTGGCATGAAACTGGTTAGTATTCAGGATTTAATTGAATACCGGCTGCGAACCGAGACCCTGATTCGACGCGAAATTGGCGTGGATATGCCTACGGAATGGGGCCACTTTGATCTGATTGCCTACAAACAAAGCAATACGGGCGACACACACCTTGCCCTGGTAAAAGGCAGTTGGGAGCCTAATGAACCCGTTCTGGTACGTGTCCACTCGTCCTGTGTTACGGGCGACATTTTTGGTTCGTGCCGCTGCGATTGTGGTCAGCAACTTCACGCAGCTATGGAAATGGTTGAAGCCGAAGGCAAGGGCGTTGTGGTCTATATGTTTCAGGAAGGCCGGGGAATTGGCCTGCTCAATAAGCTCAAGGCCTACAAACTACAGGAAATGGGCCGCGATACCGTTGAGGCTAACCTCGAACTTGGTCTGCCAATGGATTCCCGCGATTACGGCGTTGGGGCACAAATACTACGTGATCTGGGCATCCGTAAGCTCCGGCTTATCTCGAACAACCCTAAAAAACGGGCGGGCTTAATGGGTTATGGTCTGGAGATCGTTGACACGGTTCCGATTGAAATTCCATCCAACCCCTACAACGAGCGGTATCTACGCACCAAGCGTGACAAGATGGGCCACACGATCATGAATGAGCCTATTAATGAAGAACAATAA